One region of Terriglobales bacterium genomic DNA includes:
- a CDS encoding sodium/proton-translocating pyrophosphatase: GITEMSGAPESARHITDSLDAVGNTTKALTKGYAIGSAALAAFLLFSAYLDKVELIRRVLGRPAAEVAASHTVDLGKTTVFVGAMIGTMLVFLFSSLALRAVSKTAEGIIEEVRRQFREIPGLLQGQGRADYARAVDITTRGALRAMIAPGVLAVSVPIIAGVLLGAEAEAALLMVGTISGIVLASVMNNGGGAWDNAKKYIEAHGVRNDQGQLESKGSEAHKAAVVGDTVGDPFKDTAGPSLHVLIKLLSTITLVLAALFI; this comes from the coding sequence GAGGCATCACCGAGATGTCCGGCGCCCCGGAGAGCGCTCGTCACATCACCGACTCCCTTGACGCCGTGGGCAACACCACCAAGGCGCTCACCAAGGGCTACGCCATCGGCTCGGCCGCGCTGGCGGCCTTCCTGCTGTTCAGCGCCTACCTCGACAAGGTGGAACTCATCCGGCGTGTACTCGGGCGACCGGCGGCCGAGGTGGCGGCCTCGCACACCGTCGACCTGGGGAAAACCACCGTGTTCGTCGGTGCCATGATTGGCACGATGCTGGTCTTCCTCTTCAGCTCGCTGGCCCTGCGCGCCGTCAGCAAAACCGCAGAAGGCATCATCGAAGAAGTACGGCGCCAGTTCCGCGAGATCCCCGGCCTTCTGCAGGGGCAGGGGCGCGCCGACTACGCCCGCGCCGTGGACATCACCACGCGTGGGGCCTTGCGCGCCATGATCGCACCGGGCGTGCTGGCGGTGAGCGTGCCGATCATCGCCGGCGTGCTGCTCGGGGCCGAGGCGGAAGCCGCCCTGCTGATGGTCGGCACCATCAGCGGCATCGTGCTCGCCAGTGTGATGAACAACGGTGGTGGCGCGTGGGACAACGCCAAGAAGTACATCGAGGCGCACGGGGTGCGCAACGACCAGGGACAACTCGAAAGCAAGGGCAGCGAGGCGCACAAGGCAGCGGTCGTCGGCGACACGGTCGGTGATCCGTTCAAGGACACCGCTGGCCCATCACTGCACGTACTGATCAAGTTGCTCTCCACGATCACACTGGTCCTTGCCGCTCTCTTCATCTGA